The nucleotide window GAGACTAACAggtaatattaatataaaatgtaaagcaatataaattgaaagattttctttgtgtaattataaattcctTGTGATAAAATGACAGGTTAAAAACAATCTTTAAATTCGCCACGTGTGTTTGACAGTTTcaaaacaaacaaagaaTATAATGGTTgagatatttatttaagcGACAAATTTACACAAACTGTTAAagcttataaaaaataattcgtTGAATAATATATTGACCAAGTGAAATATTTGCAATATTTCATTAAGAATATCTATCTTCTGTACCACGTAAAAAGTAATAAACCTATTTATTCCTGTTTAACTCTTTTAAAAACTgaataaaaagtaaatattaaaaatagacaAGAACAAATACATAAGAAACATGTATTCgataaaaattaacatattaaatatcGTACAGATAAATTAGTTTGAATCAAAGTCAGTAATTCATACTTGATATACATTTCCAACCTTTAGGTCTCTAAAGTTGCCAATCCTTGCCCATGATATTTCTCTGTAGTCGCAGTGCTGTCttctttataataaaacatctattcaaagtttttaatatgttttgACAAGCTGTCGGAGTAAACATTTCTATATTGAGAAAATTGACATAATTACAAATAGTGAAATATCGTTTATAATTAATGTACTAAATATTACTTGCCCggttttaatttataaaattgttttaatattagCCCTTTTCTATGGACTTCCTAAATATTAGAGAAACCAAGGAGAATATTTACGAAGGCACAAAGTTCTGGTCTCCCTACCCAGGATATCCCATTTTTGGCGGCCAGTTGGCCGCCCAGTCGCTGTGTGCGTGTCTCCACACTGTCCACGAGGATTCTTTCCCAAATATTGTTCATTCATTGTTTGTCAATCCTGGCGACCCGAGTCTCCCCGTGGAGTACACAGTTGAATGTCTCAAAGATGGTAAAACAATACAAATGAGAAATGTTGTAGGCagacaaaataatataataatcatCCAGACACTAATATGTTGTACCTTAccagataaaaatattaaaaaattaaataagatCTTTTTCCTCAGAGATACCTCTTATATTTCTATTAATGActacattataaaaaatctaaaaaattctgaGAATCCACAGTACGATTTATTAGTAGAAAATTTAGGAATATTAAACAAGTCTTTTGATATACAAATAGGTGATTTTATAGATAATAAAAGACAAATTTgtatagaaataaaaaagaaagaaattttaaaacatgaattttatctttttatgaCTTTAGTATCAGATTTATTACTAGTAGAGTCGGCTCTTCTATCattaaatatgaatatatttagtaaagaattgtataaaatatcttctgTAGatcataatttatattttgtagGATCAGAAATACCAAAAAGaggtaaaattttttatatattggAATGTactaatataaaagaaagtaAGGCGATAATAACGGGGAAAATGTGTACAGAAGAAGGAATAATGATATGTGAGACGACACAACAAGCACTTAtaagatttaaataaaaaaaaaaatctatttttcaaatgattatttttgaaaattttaatattatttttgaaaatttttaatattatattgaaaatttttcatatcatttttaaaaaattttattatcatttttagtatataagaaattatagcattaaaaaattaagtattaataatttataattataatgtatttattgtaataaaaatttatcttcatttaaaaaaagtttataaaaaatttccttgaaaaataatattaatattttgtaagagttttatttaactttttttataaatttattacaatTTTGTTTCTATAGATAATACAAATTTCTCATCATACAACACTTCTCTTTTAATCATCGACCAATTAAAAGGATCAAACATACTCAATACATGTTTACTATTATCAACTTCGACTTTCTCCTGTAAAAGCACGAAAcatctataaaattttgaataaacATATCCTCGTTTTATAAGCCCAAGAAAAGCTTGTTTTTGTATTTCGTCATTAggaaaagaataaaaaatgtaaaaaaggGTTTCCTCGTTGTAaagatcaaattttttatcatcaaaatttataattttataacattCTGGAATTATTTGGGATAATTGGCTTGGTTTGTAGTAAGTGGAACTGTCTTTATAAGATTGAGATAGAGTGAGTTTGATCATTTCTTCTAAGTCTTCTGATTCTAATTGGTCTTGATCTTTTGATTTGTCTTGttggatttttttaagtttattttgtaaatctGTCATTAGGGCAAAAAAAGATTGAAATTGTAATTTTGttgtttattaattttatatagagCACTTTAGACATAAttgtttaataatttatgtttagtttatttatattataaagcATTTTATATGGTAAATTgatattatgttttttataatttaataagattttaaattctctAAGTCTTCTATAAGATCtttgttttcttcttcCATCTCACATAAGTTATTCACTATCTCTTTATCTTTCTTAACATCATCAAGGAAATAATAATACTCTTCTGACGTCACCGGACTCTTCCACTTGATATCTCGCCGGGGCTCTTTTCTTACTATCAAAATATCTGGGAGATCTGTGGCTTCTATTGAAGaattaaatgaatttaGATCATATCCTAGTACAATATCATCTTCCTTGGTTATTTTACCAAGATGAGACTTTGTttctattatatttgtatcaTCTAATTTTGTAACTGACACAGAGTTCAAAATGTATGACtcatttttcaatattggTTTTTGAtcaatttctaataaattaaacttTACTAAATTCTTAGAAGATATTAAGACTTTAAACTTGTCTTTATTACTCCAAAACGAGTTACTGCTCACTTTAACTTCTTTAATAAGAAATGgatctaataaaattatgtgTGTACTGACTTTTTTTACTAGTGCCATATTTCCAATACCAAGGCTATTAGAAAATTCTCGATCTAAAATTACGAAATCGTCAACACACAGTGGGGCGATTTCCACTGAGAATGAAAACTTGTAATTACTTTTAGAATTCTGAATATCTTTACTAATTAATCTTTcagataaaattatttttactggtaaaacattttctataaaattgaCTAATTTGTAAGCAAATGTTCTATCAGTGAAATAAAAGTCTATTCCGCCTtttctcatttttatattcgtAGTTTCGCTAtacattttgttttttataattaattgttccaataatataaaaattctagGGTGTTCCATTCTGTGTCTAACTTGTACTACAGCCTTCCAGTGCTGTTTAGCTTCTATTTTCTCACAATCAGGACACTGTTTGTTTCTTATAGTGTATCTGATTTCACATTCTTCTCTTATGCCATTAGATTCTAGTACTACTTGTAGACTCATTCTTTTAGAATGTTCTTCTGTGTAATTGAAATTTGAGtctaaaatatcaaaatgaTTGGGACTTggatttgattttataagatAAATGAGAAGATCTCTAGATCCCCATTCATATTTTGACCAAGTTCTTGGTTTATTTAAGTATCTTTCGCATCCTTTACACCAGTCTACATTTATAGAtctttttagtttttcGGAGACAGTGATGAACATCGTAGTGCATCTGGTGCAGAGATTGTGTTCAGATGGATCTGTTGGTATTCCGCATTTGTAGCACAAGATCATTTTATGGgcttattaaaaaaaaaaaattttaagatttaaaaaaaaccaaaatgtaaaaaaaaccaaaatgtaaaaaaaaccaaaatgtaaaaaaaacatttttgaagaaataaaaagttcTAAACtatgttaaatttattaaaaacacaaaaaaaacatttttaaaatgtttttgaagttttttacattttttttatatttttaaaaggcTGTAAAGAATGAAGAGAGAAATTCAACTAGTGCactttataaataagtaTTGCACTTACTAAACAAATATCCACTCATGAAAtgcattttataaataaaatattatataaagagtttatttatttttgaacaTAAGACTAAATTCATTGACATCTTCTTGTGTTACTTccctttttatattcttcatcatttttaataaatttattgaataaACAAGTCCAAATTTACTAGAAATTTCCactagttttttaaatcctTGTTCgtcaattttaatattttctttttccactctacattttaatatttcgtcttctttatcatttttCTGTATAGGAAGAACAAGACATTTCTTCAAGAAGTTTCTTGGGATTCCCAAGGGCCCAAGAGCAGTTCCTCTAATTTCTCCTTCTGTTATATTTGTAGTCAAAATTATTACTGGACATTTTTCAGAATCCATGGCTTTACTTAGGTAAGTAAAACTTTCTAAATCTAACATATGAGCTTCTTCTATGAGTAAAATGCCATAGACGATTTCTGTATCGTATAATTCTATCAAATTGTCAACATCTTTCCTTAATTTTGAAGTGATCTCacttttcttatattttactaCTTGGTTGACAAGAGACAAGACATCTTGGCCAGTTGGgtttatatttgaaatatCTAGACTGTGTAAAGTTGTCTCATGGACAAactccttttttttatatatttcatttttgggTAATGGGACATATTTCTCTGCTTCTAAATCATAATCATTTAAATGAGACTCGCCTCGTCCcattctttttaatattccTGAAGACGAGTCTACGTGTATCACGTCGCCGACTTTTATATCTTGAAACTTCATCTGGTCTACTAAATCTTTAGACAATCTCAGAGTTTTAGTACCTTTCAGAGATCTGAGATCTAAAACAGAATCTCTTATAGACACGACTTCTCCTTCATAAACATTCTTAAATTCTTTCATTCTAACCAAGACAGCTTTTCTTAGTAAACTTTCTAAAACTTCAGATTTCTTAACTTCTGACGAATAAACTTCATGTCCCGAAATACTTACAAATGGGATTTTAGTGCCTAATTCTTTAGACATGGCGACTGTCAAGGCTGTCTTGCCACTTCCACTTGGCCCGCTTAAAATGAAACATTTGCCGCCAAATTTATTGGTACGCACAATATCGACAATTATACTACAAGCCAATCTGGAATCATCTTGACCAATTAAAGGAAAAGTCGAATCTTCAACTTCTATAGTTTCATTTATTCCTAAACTCCCAATATGATTGTGAATTCCTTTACTTCGGTTAGAAAACATTTAATGggttaaaaatgatattaattttctatCTTAAAAGATGAAAGTAATATTGTAAGtgaataataaaactaatttaaaaataaaaactaaatgaaaagttatatttgatatagaaaagatttattttaaatcgaaaaattatatttgaaatAAGAAGAAAAGTTATATGTTAAATGTAATAATAACAGAAATTATGTAAGTTATTGTTACCGGCTGTGTTGCACACGCCAATAATCAGACTAAAACTGAAAGATGAAACAGTTGATAATGATCTGAAACCATCTAGGTTTCAGATCCGAAactaaaactatttaagaaatcttAAATAGACTAAATAtgccaaataaatatagttcTTCTTCTAATAAAGAGCCTTCTTCAATAACCAGCTCTCCTTCTGGTAacagttataaaaaataaattttcattgatttgtaaattttaattctcATTTATTGActtaaaacaatttatgCACAAATAGAACGGTCCATGATCATTTTctgaaaaaaaagtataaataaaattcattttgcataattttaaaaaaaaatatttcgaaatatttttaccGTTATCTTATGGAAAACTTTTTCAAAGGAAAAACATTTGTATTCACTGGTGAATTGACTATGGACAGGGAATATGCAAAATCAAAAGTCATCCTCTTAGGTGGGAGAGTTACAACCGCACCAAGTGGGAAAACTGACTTCTTAATTGTAGGAGCAGATCCTGGTCCTttgaaattgaaaaaagcAAGAGAACTGGGTatacaaattatttatgaaaaggaatttactaaaaatcTGGAAGAAGGAGAAAAGGCTTATGATAAGTCAATAGATATTAATGAACATTATGGTGGAATGGTAATAGAAGAAAATCAGATTAGTTCTGATTTTGATGAGACTAGCGTGTTCGACACCTTCGGTGAGAACAAACCAACGAAGCCTTCTAAATTCCAGGAAATGTGGTCTGAAAAATACAGACCCAAGAAGAGATCAGAGATAGTGGGGAATCAGACTGTCTTGTCTAGTCTTGAAGATTTCTTAAAAGGAAAGAGTAATTACAAAGGGGCACTTCTTAGTGGATCTCCTGGAGTAGGGAAAACTACAGCAGTCCATGTTTTATGTAAAGAACTAGGCCTGAAATTAATAGAATTCAATGCGAGTGATGTTcgtaataaaaatttactacttaaaaaacttaaaggGTTGACAAATACTAAAGGAATTTCTAAGAATATGAAATTACAGAAGAAAGTTATTCTTATGGACGAAGTAGACGGGATGACGAGTGACAGAGGAGGCCTATTAGAGCTTAATACACTTATTAAGAATAGTGAGATACCCTTTGTTTGTATTTGTAATGATAGaaataatctaaaaatCAGGACCCTAGCGAATAATTGTCTGGATTTGAAATTCAGGCGACTTGATGCTAGGCAGATTTTACCAAgaataaaagatattttaaagagaGAAAATAAGGTCATAGGAGATAATATTCTGAATGAGATTGTCTTAGTAAGTCATGGAGACATAAGATACATTCTAAATTCCATACAGAGAATATGCCTTAATGATAAAATCAAGCTTACAGAAGCCTTAGATTTAACTAAGAAAACTATtctaaagaatattttcgATATAGCGCAAGAATGTTTCCATAAGAAATctataaatgaaaagacaaatttatattttgagGATTATTCCTTGGTTcctttatttatatctgAGAATTATATGAAGAtgaattttagaaatatgaAAGATTTCTTAGAATCAGCAGATTCTATTTCTAATGGAGACGTAGTCGAGAAATTAATACGAGGCAGTACACAAGAGTGGAGTCTCGCTCCACTCCATGGATTTTTCACTGTAGCTTTGCCTACAAGAAACAAGACCCTGTCTAAGCGCATTGATTTCCCAGGGTGGTTAGGACAAAATTCGAgatatttgaaatataaaagaaatctAAAAGATTTGTGTCTACACACATTCAGGAAAATTCAAACAGGCTTAGAGTCCTTCAGACTTTACGAgtctaatttattatttacaaattttatctCTTCCTTGAAGAAAGATAAAGTTAAAGAAGCCTTAGATCTAGTAGTAGAATATGATTTAGTCAAGGAAGATATGATTAATTTATCAGAGATAGTAACAGACGGACAGGTATTGTACAAACAAATCAAAACTAAGACAAAGTCTGATTTTACAAgacaatataataaattaaggAGACAGCTCCCTTATAATAATGAAGAAGTCAAGAAAGCCAAAGAGGTAAACGAGGAATCAAATGAAGAATATTAAgcagaaataaaaatatattactaatgtatcaataatattttattttatagtatattgttttatattattttattttatagtatagtgttttatattatattttattatgatctattatatgttttcttataattcttaaattattttaattcaaTTTATTTTGGTATTTCTCTAccttattttatatttcaaatttatttaagattttctctacttattttttcaaaatttcaCTTTTTTAAGTTCGCGTGGCCCAATGGTAAGGCGTGGCTCTCCTAAAGCCAAGATTGTGGGTTCGAATCCCATCGCGaacgaaaaaattttaaaattaatttgcatcaaattttaaaaataaatttaaatgataatttttaaaataaatttgctTCAAATTCGTCATATTCTGttttcattatttcttCCAATATTCTGTCTTGTAATCCTTCGTCTAAGTTTATTTCTCTGTTCCtggtttttattatatatttcccaagattcttcatttttatattacgcagttttataaaaaatatcctGTACTCTtgttttatcataaatgGTAtcctttttattatgtCTTCTTTTGTTATATCTTTTGTATGATTGTTAAGATCTATTTGTTGATACTCGCTTTCATTTatgtatgtttttattagtaaaattaatatttcatcttctataaaatatcCAAAGTAATATTTCAGATATTCTCTTAATGTCTTTGTTAATATTCCTGTATTATATTCATTATAcggtatttttatattattccTTATAGCCTTTATTAATGTTTCTACTGTATCATCTCTATTCTCATTTTCTTCACATGTTTCTAAATATTCCATTAAGTCTATCAGACTGTCAGTTATTTCTGTACTCTGGAAATACTTAAatatcttaaaatattcaCATGTACACAATTCCTCCCAGTCATCATACTTAGtgacatattttatacacGATTTTCTTAAGACATTTTTCTCTTCATTTGTCAATGTCTCGTATTGTAATTTATgcgaaattttattttgcagCATGAATTacttatttatagaaatatttaagcCCAAAATGACTAGCATAAAAGGAGAAATGAGAACTAATAAACGAAAAGGAGACAGTACTAAGCGAAAAGAagatcaaattaaaaagattagAAATGATAAGAAAGATGACTGTACTAAGCAAAAAGAAGATCAGATCAAAAAGATCAAAGAAgttaaaaaagacaaaaaagacaaaaaagacaaaaaagATGGCTGTACTAAATTAAGTGAAGATACtactaataaaaagattagAAATGATAAGAAAGAAGACTTCTTTGAAgatatacaaatattattaaagaattCAGATTACGATAAAAAGAACTTAGAACAGAAAATCGAACTGGCTTGGCTAGACATAAAAGACAATTTCGTAAATCTCATAAGACAGAAAAGCAATTACAAtaagataaatataatgtaTAATAAAGGAAGTAATCAGAGTAAATATGACATATTACAACATACACTAGagaatattacaaatataagCAGC belongs to Vairimorpha necatrix chromosome 12, complete sequence and includes:
- a CDS encoding acyl-coA thioesterase II, producing the protein MDFLNIRETKENIYEGTKFWSPYPGYPIFGGQLAAQSLCACLHTVHEDSFPNIVHSLFVNPGDPSLPVEYTVECLKDGKTIQMRNVVGRQNNIIIIQTLICCTLPDKNIKKLNKIFFLRDTSYISINDYIIKNLKNSENPQYDLLVENLGILNKSFDIQIGDFIDNKRQICIEIKKKEILKHEFYLFMTLVSDLLLVESALLSLNMNIFSKELYKISSVDHNLYFVGSEIPKRGKIFYILECTNIKESKAIITGKMCTEEGIMICETTQQALIRFK
- a CDS encoding general negative regulator of transcription; translated protein: MTDLQNKLKKIQQDKSKDQDQLESEDLEEMIKLTLSQSYKDSSTYYKPSQLSQIIPECYKIINFDDKKFDLYNEETLFYIFYSFPNDEIQKQAFLGLIKRGYVYSKFYRCFVLLQEKVEVDNSKHVLSMFDPFNWSMIKREVLYDEKFVLSIETKL
- a CDS encoding 60S ribosomal export protein NMD3 — encoded protein: MILCYKCGIPTDPSEHNLCTRCTTMFITVSEKLKRSINVDWCKGCERYLNKPRTWSKYEWGSRDLLIYLIKSNPSPNHFDILDSNFNYTEEHSKRMSLQVVLESNGIREECEIRYTIRNKQCPDCEKIEAKQHWKAVVQVRHRMEHPRIFILLEQLIIKNKMYSETTNIKMRKGGIDFYFTDRTFAYKLVNFIENVLPVKIILSERLISKDIQNSKSNYKFSFSVEIAPLCVDDFVILDREFSNSLGIGNMALVKKVSTHIILLDPFLIKEVKVSSNSFWSNKDKFKVLISSKNLVKFNLLEIDQKPILKNESYILNSVSVTKLDDTNIIETKSHLGKITKEDDIVLGYDLNSFNSSIEATDLPDILIVRKEPRRDIKWKSPVTSEEYYYFLDDVKKDKEIVNNLCEMEEENKDLIEDLENLKSY
- a CDS encoding RuvB-like helicase 1 (RUVB1), producing the protein MFSNRSKGIHNHIGSLGINETIEVEDSTFPLIGQDDSRLACSIIVDIVRTNKFGGKCFILSGPSGSGKTALTVAMSKELGTKIPFVSISGHEVYSSEVKKSEVLESLLRKAVLVRMKEFKNVYEGEVVSIRDSVLDLRSLKGTKTLRLSKDLVDQMKFQDIKVGDVIHVDSSSGILKRMGRGESHLNDYDLEAEKYVPLPKNEIYKKKEFVHETTLHSLDISNINPTGQDVLSLVNQVVKYKKSEITSKLRKDVDNLIELYDTEIVYGILLIEEAHMLDLESFTYLSKAMDSEKCPVIILTTNITEGEIRGTALGPLGIPRNFLKKCLVLPIQKNDKEDEILKCRVEKENIKIDEQGFKKLVEISSKFGLVYSINLLKMMKNIKREVTQEDVNEFSLMFKNK
- a CDS encoding replication factor C subunit 1 (RFC1), coding for MENFFKGKTFVFTGELTMDREYAKSKVILLGGRVTTAPSGKTDFLIVGADPGPLKLKKARELGIQIIYEKEFTKNLEEGEKAYDKSIDINEHYGGMVIEENQISSDFDETSVFDTFGENKPTKPSKFQEMWSEKYRPKKRSEIVGNQTVLSSLEDFLKGKSNYKGALLSGSPGVGKTTAVHVLCKELGLKLIEFNASDVRNKNLLLKKLKGLTNTKGISKNMKLQKKVILMDEVDGMTSDRGGLLELNTLIKNSEIPFVCICNDRNNLKIRTLANNCLDLKFRRLDARQILPRIKDILKRENKVIGDNILNEIVLVSHGDIRYILNSIQRICLNDKIKLTEALDLTKKTILKNIFDIAQECFHKKSINEKTNLYFEDYSLVPLFISENYMKMNFRNMKDFLESADSISNGDVVEKLIRGSTQEWSLAPLHGFFTVALPTRNKTLSKRIDFPGWLGQNSRYLKYKRNLKDLCLHTFRKIQTGLESFRLYESNLLFTNFISSLKKDKVKEALDLVVEYDLVKEDMINLSEIVTDGQVLYKQIKTKTKSDFTRQYNKLRRQLPYNNEEVKKAKEVNEESNEEY